The Capsicum annuum cultivar UCD-10X-F1 chromosome 3, UCD10Xv1.1, whole genome shotgun sequence genomic sequence atcccgagtgagaatctttcgacccagcataggctcttggttatggatttgggtataaagaagaatagaaagaggaggagtaaggagtgtagacctagaattaagtggggcggcttgacgccagtaaatgcgtgggagataggggagaagttggcaggaatgggggtgtgggagtatagggggacgtggatagtatgtgggatagggcggctaggtgcatcagggagaatgcaagtgaggtgttgggtgtttctaggggccgggcatcatcggggggattggtggtggaatgaagaggtggagaagaaagtggggaccaaaaAAGGGGCGCatgctaaattggttgagagtaaggacgaagaagagaaccGGGTAAActggaaagagtacaagctagctaggaaggaggctaagtcagcagtcacggcagcgaAGAcgaccgcttttgagagcttgtatgtcgggttacaggggaaaggagggaagaaaaagttgtttagactcgctaaggctagggagaggaagggtcgtgacctcgatcaggtgaggtacattaagggggaggatggtagagtgttggtggaggacggccacattaagaatagatggcagtcgtactttcataggctcttgagtGACGAAGGGGATaaagctattgtgttaggggaactggagcactcagaggagtgtcgggattttagctattgtagacgttttaaggtagaagaggttagagaggctgttcgcaggatgcgaaggggtagggcgacggggccggacgagataccggtggagttttggaagttcgttggagaggctggtgtaaggtggttgactggattgtttaatgaaatcttcaagacggcaaagatgcccgaggcttggaggtggagtaccatgatccctctctataaaaataagggtgacatccagagttgcaataactatagggggattaagttattgagtcactctatgaagatttgggagagagtggtcgaggtgaggctgagacggatagtgtctatttcggaaaaccagtttggatttatgcctggccgctcgacgacggaggcaattcacctggtgcggaggttggtggaacagtatagggaaaggaagaaggacctgcacatggtgtttatcgacctggagaaggcttacgacaaagtccccagggaggtgctttggagatgcttggaggtgagtggagtaccgctggcatatatcagagcaattaaggatatgtatgatggagcgaaaacccaggtgaggacggcgggaggagactcagagcatttcactgtcttgacaggattgcatcagggatctactcttagtccctttttgtttgcgttggtgatggatgtgttgacgcggcgtatccaaggggaggtgccttggtgtatgctttttgtagacgatgtagttctgatagatgagactcgagggggtgtgaatgacaaattagaggtgtggaggcaaactcttgagtctaaagggttcagggtgagcagaagcaagacagagtatgtggaatgcaagtttaatgacgtgaggcgggagaatgaggtagtagtgaagctggaatcacaggaggtacgtaagagggatagtttcaagtatctcgggtccgtgatccagagtaacggtgagattgatgaggatgtctcgcaccgtattggggcgggatggatgaagtggaagctcgcgtcgggggtgttgtgtgataagaaggtgccgccaagctgaaaggcaaattctacagggtggtagtccgtccggccatgttgtatggagcggagtgttggccagttaagaactcccacatccaaaaaatgaaggtggcagaaatgcgaatgttgcgctggatgtgtgggctgactagaggggatagagtgcggaatgagactatccggaagaaggttggtgtgacttcagtggagtgcaagatgcgggaagtccgattgaggtggttcggacacgtgaagaggaggggaatggatgccccggttcgtaggtgtgagaggctagcgttggatggttttaggtggggtaggggtaggccgaagaagtactggggtgaggtgattaggcgggacatggagcagttacagctcaccgaggacatgaccctagataggaaggtctggaggacgcgaattagggcagaagactagggccggtttgggttgctagtgtagggaattacttggtgggggttttattcttgttatgattccgtgttccatgttttattacgaatctgtgtgctttcctctgttttctaatacttatgggtgccgtatttatgttatgtaatctagttctgtgctttactatgagtttgtgtggtatctcgtgacttgagccgggggtctatcggaaacaacctttctacttctttagaggtagaggtatggactgcgtacatcttacccccccagaccccactaggtgggaatacactgggtttgttgttgttgttatatttgaCTAAGGGGAGCCTTGgggtaattggtaaagttgttatCATGTTGCCAGGAGGTCACGGgctcaagccttgaaaacagcaTCTGGCAGAAACGCAAGGTACAGTTGCATACAATACACCTTTGTGATGGTGCCCTTCTCTGGACCCTGCTCATAGCGGGCACTTTAGTACACCGGGGGCTGCCTTTTATATATTTGACAAAAGAATGTTAATATTATGggagtttctcaaaatgagagTGTAATTTGCACTTAAATCTCACTTCACATTGCAACTGATTTCAGTTTTTGCCTTTATATCCAGAAAAATTAATCATTTGTTAAAAGGATGCTCATGCAGAAAggcaatataatataatattgacAAGTGACCAATCATATTTGAGAAATGTACTAGAGTACTTGGTAATTTACTTTTACCTTCCCTCTGCAGTTGTAGAGAATTTCAAGTAAGCAACATGAGTGAAGATTGGAGGACTGAAATCCCTGTCTTTTGCTGTTAGCAGTAATAAAACCACAGAAGATTCAAGTATAAGAGAGAGCGTTCTTTGTAATATTCCTCAACGAAGGATATAGTTTTCTCATTGTTGCTATTTCTTCAGCTTTAATCTCTTTTCAGATACCCTCAGTGATCCAAAAATTTGTAGTCTGTGATAAGTAGTGGAAAGGGAGAACCAATAAGGAAACCAAGTGTTGGTGGTTCGACAGTTGAAGATTATATTGGCTGCCTTTAGCTTGTCCATGCAATTATTTCTTGTCACAATATGAAAAACCAAGTAATTTAAAGTTCCAGGGGAGCAAATTTAGTGACTAAAGGCTTGTTGGTGTCTTGTTTTTTTCCAATGAGAAATCATCTTATATAAAACTGATTTCAAATAAATGATGAAACTGGAACTGAATGTAATGCCAGAGCATATTGGAATACGCTGCCGATAAATTGTCTCAGGAAGGCAGTTTCTTAAGAAGTAATTGCGCGGTTTGCCCTTAAAATGAATTGGTCTACAACAAAATACAGACAGAAGAGCGAAAGACCCTAAAAGTGATTTTTGTTAAAAGTCATTCATCGATGAAAATAGGATTGTGTATGCTAAGTTGAGACCTCGATCCTGAATTTTTTGTTGTATCTTTCTACCTCTATTTGTATGTGAAATTTGTTGTTGATGCATCTAGCCTAACGTCCCATCTTTATCTCGTGACCTAAAATAGTTAGaccttttgttttaatttatacgATATAATTTGTCTAGGCATGAAATCTTAAAAAATGAAATGGAGATTTTTGGAGCTTATTTATGGTCCAAGCCAAGTGTTAGACATCTTTGTGGCACTATAATCAGTTATGAGCAGAAGGGTCATTTACAAAAGCATATTGTCAAGTGCCTCTGTTCCTTGAAAAGTTGCCATTAAAAATGGTCTTAATTTGCTTCTAGAAGATGCAGAAGCTTCTATTTTAATCAAATGAACTCAAACGCAAGTAGATTGATCCTTGTAAATAATTATATGCCCACTTCACCAAAGTCTATCATGTTTCACTAGCATTGGTTTTTCATTGCTTGGAGTAAagagaataaatataaaatatgtcaTCAGGAGTCTATGGGACCAGTTCCTTCGTTTTTTTCCCTTGTTCTCTTTCACGTCTTTTAAATAGGTTAGAAAAAAGAAATGGCATAATGTCCTCGATTGCATATAAAATATGTGTTTTGCTTAATTGTCGTGTTTGCTCTACAGAGTAATGAATCACGAGTTAAGGCAAGTCAAACCTTTGACATTTTAGAGAATCAACACCTCAGCAATTTTGAcgcaaaaataatttatttgcaCTTGATATTTAcaattaaataaatgaatttaAGTGTCCGGTGCACTAACAAAGCATTCACCTTTGTGGCTGTACTCAGGAAGATTTGAATCCGAAACCTCAAAAATGAAAGAGTATTTATCATTCCACCACAATTTTTATTGGTGATGATTAATGGTTTAGTTTGAAGTAAACATCGTTGCTGGCGTATTTTTTCGTTTTGACTAGCACTGTTCCATCAATTGTGCTTGTTGCCTCCTAATTGCTTACAGCGTCTTAAATTCATCCTCCAATTTCATTGACCTTATTATTTCTTATAAAATAAAGGAGAGTTGTGGGGGttggttgggggtgggggtgttggaGAGGGTCGGCCAGCTCTAAACAGAAAATGTCAAAACCTTAATAAATTGCAAAATGTCCTAgtatttattatacttattaGTAGCTTGCAGAATATTAAAGtacactaaggggtcgtttggtagagtagtgtataagaataatgcaaaatatggtgtattagtaatgcttgtattagtaatgcttgtgttagttgtgcttgcattagttatgcttttattttttcttatgtagtgtttggttcgatgtattaaaaaaaacatgaatcacataatttttgaaaaataatttattttttttacataataccctcaatatatatgtagGAAAGGATGCGGAAatttttttgaggggtaatagggtctttaagcatgttacttcatgcattagattcattgcattactaatgccatggattttgaggtattagtaatacacacctcaatacacaatagagtgtataactaatgtctgcattagttatacatagggtaaaaaagtataccaaacaaggtactattaatacacattaaactaatgcatgcattaacattccAATACactcaaccaaacgacccctaaagtGTCCGTTATGTGCAGGGTTTGGAAAAAGGCTAGACCACTTACCTGCATTTTCACTAGAGGTTATTTCAACTATTTGAACACATGACCTCGTGACAACATGGCAACAACTCTACCGGTTACACCAAGAATACCCTACCCTAGTACCCCTCATGTTACATGCTTTATATCCTGCATAAttatttattctcatttctctggAGGATTACTCGTTTTCACATCTGACTTGTCCACATCCCTAAATGTCTTGTAGAACTTGAGATTCTTGCTTGTCATTTGTCACATTAGGAGACAAAGTTATAGGATTTAGAGTTAGTGAGTTCAGAAGGAATGCAGTCTTATTATATATACACACGGTTCGAATCAGAAAGCCTGCATCCGCCTACGAGTTTATAATACATAGTTAATGAGGGATACTCTTTGCAAGACATAGCTACCCTTCTATTTATTTGAGTACATAAACACGACAGAAAAAAACTAACCTATCTGTTGAGCATGTCTGAATCTCAGACTCGTGTAAAACTTCCCATTTTCGACATTTCGAGGCCATTGAGTTCATCTAATTCCCTAAAGTCCCTTTCTTTAGCTTGTAAAGAATGGGGTTTTTTTCACATCAGCAACCATGGAATTCCCAGAGATTTATGCAGACAAATTCATTTCCTTTCTAAACAGATATTCAATCTCCCTAGTGATGTAAAGCTCAATGCTGGACCTTTTTCAAATATAAGAACCTATACTCCTCACTTCATTGCTTCCCCTTTCTTTGAGAGCCTCAGGGTTTCTGGACCTGACTTCTTTGCTTCTGCACAGAGCACTTCCCAAGCCCTGATCAACCAGCCAATTCCAGAATTCAGGTAAATCAAAATCCTTAACACTACATCCATCTCGCATGCACCTCGACTATTCATTGAGATACCTACAGGGGCGTAGCTACTTTGTTCCAAGGGTGGTCACTCGAACACCCTTCATCGAAAATTATATCATGCGTATAGAAAATAATACTGCGAATCTAGATCAAAAAAACCTTTTTAGAGATATACATTGAAGTTTTGAACACTCTTAGCATAACTCCTAGCTTCGCTTACTTGCTAGAACTTGCATAGGTACAAATAACTTTGTCCATCAAAGCTTTGACAAATGAGCTTTGTTTCTGGGGGATTTGAACCTTGGTTTTCACAAAGCTTCATTGACTCCTAGACCACATGAATGCAGCTAACACTAGCACTTTCATTTTCAGTTTTTTGTAAGTGTGATTTATGGTCCAGATgaaatattctttttttcttgCATACATCATTAACAATTGGTTTAAGATTTGCTTGATCGCATGACTTGTCTCTCCTGCAAGAATTCagctttttgttgttttcttatgTCCCCTAGTCATGCAATGGAGGTGTATGGGAGCAAAATGGAAGAACTTTCCAAAAGCATTGTTGAGGTCATACTGATGAGTTTAGGTGCTGAATTTGAGCAAAAGTTCGCATCGGAATTCAGGAACTGTCATGGCTATCTAAGAGTAAACAACTATACTCCACCCGAAAGCACGGAAAATGTACAAGAAGTTGAAGGGCTAGGAATGCACACTGATATGAGCTGCATAACAATAGTGTATCAAGATGAAGTTGGTGGACTTCAGGTGAGATCCAAAGAAGGCAAGTGGATGGACATTGATCCTTGCCAAGACACTCTTGTTGTGAATGTTGGAGATCTCTTGCAGGCTTGGAGTAATGGGAAATTAAGGTCATCTGAACACAGAGTTGTCCTGAAAGAGCCTGTGAGCCGATTTTCTATCGCTTTCTTCTGGTGTTTTGAAGATGAGAAACTGATTGTTGCACCAGAAGAGGTTGTGGGGAAGGACAATTTGAAGGTCTATAAGGCTTTCGTTTGTGCTGATTATTTGAAGTACAGAGAAAGCAATGAGAAAGGCAAGTTTGAGAAAGTTGGTTTCACTGTCAAACATTTTGCAGGTAAATAATCATCTTTGTTATAGCCATTTCTTCTTCCCCTTTTGGTGTTTCTCCTGGTGatgaaacattttttttttccaagTGAGAATAAAAACAATTGTACTCCCAGGCGTTGTTTTAACATCTCAATTATCTTTTGGATCCCCTGATGCAGAGGCTGCTCAAAACCTCCTGTGTTCATGTCATGTACTGATTCTGTAGGATAAAACTCCAATTGCCAGATGATGTGGATAGGTCCCACTACAAGCCGTATTATACATTCGATCTACTTTAGCGTTCAGCAAATCTCTTGGACTGCTAGCGTAACGACTGGTCTGCATTCTATACTCAAATAACCCGGACACAGTATTAGCAGCGTAACAAGATTGTTAACCCCAACAAATTGCATCAACGAATTAGAACCATCGATTCATTGCTTTCATATCGTTGCTGCCATGTTTTGGGCTCACAGGTTTAGGAAGAAGATGCAATCTTGTAATTGCAACATTTTCTTATAACAGAAAAGTGCTGGAGCAGAGAAATTAACCAACTTCCAAATAGTACTCACGTCACAGAAGAAGCTAATATAAAGGAATGTGAGACAAATAACTGCTGATTCTCTTCTCATTCTAAATACACAAAGATCTAAACCAGATACATTTGTATGCTTTTCTCCAGCAGTGCCAAGAACTTAAAATGGAAATGTCAGAACACGCCAGTTAGTAAATGTACCCATAAGAACAACTGACACAGGCAATTTGTTGTTCCTCCAAGGCATATCCCAGAAGGAATGGGCTCCTTAGATCCGTGAACCGACATATTTTTTACTCTGGCTTCTTTAAGTTCAGGCAGTTATCTGTCGCCTGGTTGAACAGCTCCTTGACCTGCTTTAGCTCCTTCTCTACATCACCAAACTGTCTTAGAATAAGCCAAAAAATTGATCATATAAAAAGGAACATGCAAATTTCGGCCCTAGCTTAATTCCAACTACCTTCACTAATTCACTCAGAAAGAAAACAAAGGGAAAACAAATACATGAATGCTCACTTTCCTCAACCACAGACTGTGCACTCAAGTAAAGAATATAAGCAGTGTGGAAGGCTGATAAGCTGGAAGTAGTTGCTCAATCAGTTCATAAAGCATCTCAGTCTctctctctgtgtgtgtgtgtgtgtgtagtcATGTATTGCGTCAAAAAAGTATACTCCAAAGTCACAGCTATGTCAGATACACTAAGAACAAATTCTCACCTGCAGCTTCCAGTTGTTTTTGAAGTTCTTGGCCAACTGCATCGTTCTCATCCTACATTATAGAGTAAGAATTTGGGTATAATGCAAGACAAAACACTAAGCCCATAAACAttgcaacaaattaatctttttatcctttttattttttaatgtagcTACTGTAGATTTTTTGTTTCTAATGTTTGGCCCGACttctaaaatcaacttattttgaaaagatttttcGAAAGGTACTTTTGGTGAGAAGCAGTTGTTGTCTGGCTAATCATTTTAAAAAACTTTTGAACAACAATTACTGTTTCACCACAACTTTTAAAAAATGCTTCAAGTGTATTTTCTCAAATTGCTTTTCAAAAAAGTACTTGCGGGGAAAAACTACTTTTTATAGCTTCTGAAAAACAGATCTTGTTACTTCCTAAAAGCACTTACTTTTTCCCAAAAAGCGTGGTCAAAAAcctcactttaaaaaaaaaaaaaaaaaaaaaaaaaaaactttttgagaaaaataaaataagcagTTATGGCCTCCCAAAAACTTGGCCAAACAGGCTATTAGTAAGAATATGGCATTGGAATTAGAGGAAGACAGCATCACCTTGATCAGATATAACATGTCAAAAAGTTATCTACACTGACTTATATACAGAGAAGCCTATACCTGGAGTTCTGCAATTCTTTTCAGTTGGGCTTCTTCACCCCCATCTGATAAAGGAAGAGCAGCAACCAACGCATCAAACTGCCCAAAAAGGCAAACAAAAACATGTAATTAAGAATATAATGACATTGTAGAAAAGCTACACTTTAGGAGCACATAGCAATTGGTCTGAATTAGAGCCACTCAATCTTCAAGGCTACTCTCAAGTGCCAGGCTGCGCAGCTTAAGTTTGATACGATGCCAAATTAGACTGCCTCTGATTGTGAGGCCAAGAAGAAAACAAGGGAAATGTAACTGTGAACAGGGTTGTCCATACACAATCCATAGAAGACAGCTAAAGGGCGATAAACTAGAATTCAGTTTTTTGGTTTTGATGAGCAAGGTTTACCCGGTGAGACTTAGCCTAGATGTCAAAGTCTCCGGACTGAAGAGCTCAGATCAAGTTCTAAATTTAAAATCCCTAGAGGTATTCGATACTGTCCAATTAGTAATTGGGATTTCCCACCATTATGCAATTCAGTCAGGTTTTAATTGAGTAGTTGGTGATGCTAATAGCATTATTGTATTTGTCGTTAAAATAAAGGACAAAGACTAAGGTCTTTGAACTCAAGCATATTGGTCTCAGGTCTCATTGAACAAGGACTTGATGTTATCTGGTACAGAACTGCATGCACACAATAGATATGACAAaaaaggcagcccggtgcactaagctcccgctatgtgcaAGGTACGGAGAAGGACccgaccacaaggatctattgtacgcagcTTCACCTTACATTTCTACAAGGGGCTGTTTCCAGGGCTTAAagccgtgacctcctggtcatatggaagcaactttatcagttactccaaggctccccttcacaCAATAGATATGATGAGACCAAGAAACATAAAGTATCCCcatgatataatctaaaaatctgaTGTTTCAAAAAGTAAATAGACCAGTCAAAGGAAGACAAAAAGACATTATTTTGCCCAAAAAATGAATTCTTTTAGAAATGGTAAGTGTGTTATAAATATAGCACCAAGAAGGTGCTATCAAAAGTATTTGCAAGGAACATAAGGATATACCATCCTATTCTTAAAGGGATTCTATGAGTTCTGTCACTGTTCAGCATCATTTACACAAaaaacgacaacaacaacaacatacccagtatattcctacaatgtggggtctggggagggtaaagtgtacgcagtccataccactacctcagatgtagtagagaggttgtttccgatagacccccggctcaggagacacaaaaaatgaaacaaaagtaAATATTTGATCTTGATCCtaggaaaaaggtaaaattccCTTTTCTTGGAATCACAGATATTCTCAAAGTAAATGCACGATATCCATATATACTGGTCTGTGGCTATCTTATCAGTTGATCAATAAGCAAATGAGGATGTAATAGAAAGAAAATGTGAAGGTAAGGAGGTTTACCTGCTTGGCAGCCTTAACAAAAGCAGCGCTCATCTGCTTTGGTTGTTCTGCAACATTGATTGAGTCTTCTGTCGGATTGACAGGAGGAGGTTCCGGATAATTAGGTGACAGACGCACAGGAGGGGCGTCCCTCTGAAGTGTACCAAAGGTGTTGAAAGTAAGAGCTGCAATTGTATTTACTTGTTCCTGTAGCTGTGATATGATATCCATCTTGCAGATCCGTCCCTAaattgcaaaaaaagaaaaatagtggatTGAGATTTTCATCCGATTGCATATATAATAATGAGAGTGACAAGGATTCAGGGTACTGTTATTTTCATAAACCAGCTATAACTCACACATCAGTCACAGATAGAATTATCAAAGAACTTCCTAAAAAAAAATGTAATCACATAAGTCCGTTCAAATTGCTTTTGCTAGAACTAaccacaatttaaaaaaaaaagggtcaCGTGTTTATGGCACTAATGTAGACTTCACCACAAAAATGCTGACTGTTTCTAAagctatcaaatctaccagaattGGTCAAAAAATACACAAGATTTGAAGCAGTTGAAGGTTACTCAGTGACGTGTCCTAGACAAGAGTATCTTACTGTAGTAGTATAAGAGTGCACACAGTCTGACTTGGTTCTAGATGTCATGCACAACATTCTGTGAAATGTTCTTAGTCATGACAACCCGTCTCAAGGAAGGGTTTGCTTGAAGTGCCAAAAAACGCAACAGAATTAAAAAAGCAACGAGTTCTTGGGGTTATCAAGCTGAGAACTTAAAACATGCAAAATTTACTGCAATAATTACTTGGTCACGAGAA encodes the following:
- the LOC107863264 gene encoding mediator of RNA polymerase II transcription subunit 21 isoform X2, with translation MDIISQLQEQVNTIAALTFNTFGTLQRDAPPVRLSPNYPEPPPVNPTEDSINVAEQPKQMSAAFVKAAKQFDALVAALPLSDGGEEAQLKRIAELQDENDAVGQELQKQLEAAVW
- the LOC107863263 gene encoding gibberellin 20-oxidase-like protein → MSESQTRVKLPIFDISRPLSSSNSLKSLSLACKEWGFFHISNHGIPRDLCRQIHFLSKQIFNLPSDVKLNAGPFSNIRTYTPHFIASPFFESLRVSGPDFFASAQSTSQALINQPIPEFSHAMEVYGSKMEELSKSIVEVILMSLGAEFEQKFASEFRNCHGYLRVNNYTPPESTENVQEVEGLGMHTDMSCITIVYQDEVGGLQVRSKEGKWMDIDPCQDTLVVNVGDLLQAWSNGKLRSSEHRVVLKEPVSRFSIAFFWCFEDEKLIVAPEEVVGKDNLKVYKAFVCADYLKYRESNEKGKFEKVGFTVKHFAGK
- the LOC107863264 gene encoding mediator of RNA polymerase II transcription subunit 21 isoform X1, coding for MDIISQLQEQVNTIAALTFNTFGTLQRDAPPVRLSPNYPEPPPVNPTEDSINVAEQPKQMSAAFVKAAKQFDALVAALPLSDGGEEAQLKRIAELQDENDAVGQELQKQLEAAEKELKQVKELFNQATDNCLNLKKPE